One Actinosynnema pretiosum DNA segment encodes these proteins:
- a CDS encoding Lrp/AsnC family transcriptional regulator, with the protein MEPDDLDWKLLELLQRDGRMSFSELARRVSLSAPAVTERVRRLEQAGIITGYSATVDPQRLGLVIEAVVRVRVRSLDTPRFRERVVTMPQVRDADHVTGDDCWLLRVVCRSMAELEVFVELALRYGETTTSLVFSSHARNRPVTRAAAADVVVD; encoded by the coding sequence GTGGAACCGGACGATCTGGATTGGAAGTTGCTGGAGCTGCTCCAGCGTGACGGCAGGATGTCGTTCAGCGAGCTGGCCCGCCGAGTGTCGCTGTCCGCGCCCGCCGTGACCGAGCGGGTGCGCAGGCTGGAGCAGGCCGGGATCATCACCGGCTACTCGGCGACCGTCGACCCGCAGCGGCTCGGGCTGGTGATCGAGGCGGTGGTGCGGGTCCGGGTGCGGAGCCTGGACACGCCTCGGTTCCGCGAGCGCGTGGTGACCATGCCGCAGGTCCGCGACGCCGACCACGTGACCGGGGACGATTGCTGGCTGCTGCGGGTGGTGTGCCGGTCGATGGCGGAGCTGGAGGTGTTCGTGGAGCTGGCCCTGCGCTACGGGGAGACCACGACGTCCCTGGTGTTCTCCTCGCACGCCCGCAACCGGCCGGTCACCAGGGCCGCGGCGGCGGACGTGGTCGTGGACTAG
- a CDS encoding rhodanese-like domain-containing protein — protein MSNALRFPPADPATAAAFFAAELAFETDPDDVARDLAAGTATGYLLVETRSAERFAELRVPGAINLPHPEISAETTADWDRDLVYVCYCESAQCNAATKGALKLAELGFRVKRLSGGITAWHAAGFPVEGDAVERAGATAAGNAAAGSAAAGGAAPGGAAGQAPVIACGC, from the coding sequence ATGTCGAACGCACTGCGCTTCCCGCCCGCCGACCCCGCCACCGCCGCCGCCTTCTTCGCCGCCGAACTCGCCTTCGAGACCGACCCGGACGACGTGGCCCGCGACCTGGCCGCCGGGACCGCGACCGGCTACCTGCTCGTGGAGACCAGGAGCGCGGAGCGGTTCGCCGAGCTGCGCGTGCCCGGCGCGATCAACCTGCCGCACCCCGAGATCAGCGCCGAGACCACGGCGGACTGGGACCGCGACCTGGTCTACGTCTGCTACTGCGAGAGCGCCCAGTGCAACGCGGCCACGAAGGGCGCGCTGAAGCTCGCCGAACTGGGCTTCCGGGTGAAGCGCCTGTCCGGCGGCATCACCGCCTGGCACGCGGCGGGCTTCCCGGTCGAGGGCGACGCCGTCGAACGCGCCGGGGCCACCGCCGCCGGGAACGCCGCCGCCGGGAGCGCCGCTGCGGGGGGAGCCGCCCCCGGTGGAGCGGCCGGGCAGGCCCCGGTCATCGCCTGCGGTTGCTG
- a CDS encoding GNAT family N-acetyltransferase: MADVVVHEDPVEFWALAGDFFRADPVRHTACIAVVEQCLRQPEPPAVECVTVHDGGQLVAAAVRTPPRGVNLSGVPAPWADVVAQAYAERGDLPGAGGPRENVEAFVLPWSVRTGASAYQSKELRLFRLDELTPPDVPGSARVAGEADFDLLVGWRARYAVQVGEADLHDEESAAAAIRHRAAAGYADLLWQHGDEPVSWAAVNPPVAGMSRVGPVYTPVEHRAHGYASAITAAASAWALDRGAEHVLLFTDLANRTTNTIYPALGYRPVADAVDFVFSPRRPTPLGR; the protein is encoded by the coding sequence ATGGCCGATGTGGTGGTGCACGAGGACCCCGTCGAGTTCTGGGCGCTGGCCGGGGACTTCTTCCGCGCGGACCCCGTCCGGCACACCGCGTGCATCGCCGTCGTCGAGCAGTGCCTGCGCCAGCCCGAACCGCCCGCTGTCGAGTGCGTCACCGTGCACGACGGCGGGCAGCTCGTCGCGGCGGCCGTGCGCACCCCGCCTCGGGGCGTGAACCTCAGCGGCGTCCCCGCGCCCTGGGCCGACGTCGTCGCCCAGGCGTACGCCGAGCGCGGCGACCTGCCTGGCGCCGGAGGGCCGCGCGAGAACGTGGAGGCGTTCGTCCTGCCCTGGTCGGTCCGCACCGGGGCCAGCGCCTACCAGTCCAAGGAGCTGCGGCTCTTCCGGCTCGACGAGCTCACGCCGCCCGACGTGCCCGGCTCCGCGCGGGTCGCGGGCGAAGCGGACTTCGACCTCCTGGTCGGCTGGCGTGCCCGCTACGCGGTGCAGGTCGGCGAGGCCGACCTGCACGACGAGGAGAGCGCCGCCGCGGCCATCCGCCACCGCGCCGCCGCCGGGTACGCGGACCTGCTGTGGCAGCACGGGGACGAGCCGGTGTCCTGGGCCGCCGTGAACCCGCCCGTGGCGGGCATGTCGCGCGTCGGCCCCGTCTACACCCCGGTGGAGCACCGCGCGCACGGCTACGCCTCCGCGATCACCGCAGCCGCCTCCGCCTGGGCGCTCGACCGCGGCGCCGAGCACGTGCTCCTGTTCACGGACCTGGCCAACCGCACCACCAACACGATCTACCCCGCGCTCGGCTACCGGCCCGTCGCGGACGCCGTCGACTTCGTGTTCTCCCCGCGCCGCCCGACACCCCTGGGCCGCTGA